A genomic segment from Clostridium pasteurianum BC1 encodes:
- a CDS encoding XRE family transcriptional regulator has product MSHSGIAEIEGGRVKGTVDFIDKLSQATNTTISHWTEGENPENIKCYNHESLDVLIDSMIDTGIIKEDGKLNEMAQNLILKVLEKEIIQRIEKNKRDKK; this is encoded by the coding sequence ATGTCCCATAGTGGAATCGCTGAAATAGAAGGCGGTAGAGTGAAAGGCACTGTTGATTTCATAGATAAGTTATCACAGGCAACTAATACAACTATATCTCATTGGACAGAAGGTGAAAATCCTGAAAATATAAAATGTTATAATCATGAAAGCTTGGACGTATTAATAGATTCAATGATAGATACGGGTATCATAAAAGAAGATGGCAAGCTTAATGAAATGGCTCAAAATCTTATACTAAAGGTATTGGAAAAAGAAATAATACAAAGAATTGAAAAAAATAAAAGGGATAAAAAATGA
- a CDS encoding phage holin family protein, with protein sequence MNQKEVFNSIIAGLGCFFTYAFGGWDKCLMALAFFMAIDYATGVFSGYVQKKLSSDIGRKVIFKKLTIIFVVIMAVVLDRLINNGTWVFRTLVCYFYIGNEAISIFENAAKMGIPVPKKLVNAMEQLKKEEE encoded by the coding sequence ATGAATCAAAAAGAAGTATTCAACAGTATTATAGCAGGACTAGGGTGCTTTTTTACTTATGCATTTGGTGGGTGGGATAAATGCCTTATGGCACTAGCATTTTTTATGGCCATAGATTATGCCACTGGAGTATTTAGTGGTTATGTCCAGAAAAAACTTTCGTCTGATATTGGAAGAAAAGTTATCTTTAAAAAATTAACTATAATATTTGTAGTTATTATGGCAGTTGTACTTGATAGGCTTATAAACAATGGAACATGGGTGTTTAGGACACTTGTATGCTATTTTTATATAGGCAATGAAGCTATAAGTATTTTTGAAAACGCTGCAAAAATGGGTATTCCGGTACCTAAAAAGTTAGTAAATGCAATGGAACAATTAAAAAAAGAGGAGGAATAG
- a CDS encoding HD domain-containing protein: MKDIKVIKEQIINLLSNVKRENIDKVVKYLVEGDFFTAPASTRFHGNFSGGLAEHSLNVYELFKRKNEIYDFGLSYDTVTISSLLHDICKVNFYTVYDKNVNIAKTGEKPKWIKTPAYGVNDLMPIGHGEKSVILLQQFIKLTKEEVILIRWHMGGYEAKENLNTISAAWNMYKAGVALHTADLESSYIL; this comes from the coding sequence ATGAAAGATATAAAGGTAATTAAAGAACAAATAATAAATCTTTTGAGTAATGTCAAAAGAGAAAATATAGATAAGGTTGTTAAATATTTGGTAGAGGGCGATTTTTTTACCGCCCCCGCTTCAACCAGATTCCATGGAAATTTTTCAGGAGGACTTGCAGAACACAGTCTTAATGTCTACGAATTATTTAAAAGAAAAAATGAAATATATGATTTTGGACTAAGCTATGACACGGTTACAATTTCTTCATTGCTTCACGATATTTGCAAAGTGAATTTTTATACTGTTTATGACAAGAACGTTAATATTGCAAAAACAGGTGAAAAACCGAAATGGATTAAAACACCTGCGTATGGGGTTAATGATTTAATGCCTATAGGACATGGTGAAAAGAGCGTTATATTGCTTCAGCAATTTATAAAACTAACTAAAGAAGAAGTTATTCTTATACGTTGGCATATGGGTGGCTATGAAGCTAAAGAAAATTTAAATACTATAAGTGCAGCTTGGAATATGTATAAAGCTGGCGTTGCCCTTCATACAGCAGATTTAGAATCTAGTTATATATTATAG
- a CDS encoding single-stranded DNA-binding protein, producing the protein MNKIQLVGHLVKDPDLKFIQGSGTPVVKFTLVINRPRFDKNKPQEADFFNCTMFGKRAETIANYVFKGHLFGLSGRVQINKYAAQDGTNRWSTDVMVEDFDLLQPKGVDNNSKNQSSKVLEPVKNNDEYLKADITPIDDGDIPFKIAVSQAA; encoded by the coding sequence ATGAATAAAATACAACTTGTGGGCCACTTAGTAAAGGATCCTGATCTTAAATTTATACAAGGGTCCGGAACTCCTGTAGTGAAGTTCACTTTGGTAATTAACAGACCTAGATTTGACAAAAACAAGCCACAGGAAGCAGACTTCTTTAATTGTACAATGTTTGGGAAAAGAGCGGAAACAATAGCTAATTATGTTTTTAAGGGACATTTATTTGGCCTTAGTGGAAGAGTGCAAATAAATAAATATGCAGCTCAAGATGGTACTAATAGATGGAGTACTGATGTAATGGTTGAAGACTTTGATTTATTACAACCTAAGGGAGTGGATAATAATTCCAAAAATCAAAGTAGCAAGGTTCTTGAACCTGTGAAAAATAATGATGAATATTTAAAAGCGGATATAACGCCCATAGATGATGGTGATATACCTTTTAAGATAGCAGTTAGTCAAGCTGCTTAA
- a CDS encoding recombinase family protein, whose product MRVAIYSRKSVETDKGDSIKNQIKMCKEYFNLRNDKVSFEVFEDEGFTGANINRPSFKLMMKQLNDFDVVAVYRIDRISRNVLDFLNTFEEFKKYNVKFISITENFDTESPMGKMMLLMLSGFAQMERENIAQRVKDNMRELAKSGKWTGGTIPFGYITQRVEENNKKATYLKLDESRLQLIKEIFGKYIESESMRNVQKWLYFNGIKWSLSTIKNILTSPVYAKVNKNVVEYLKNFGDVFGTCDNIHGILSYNRRPYSNGKHRWNDKSMFFILLVNMKVLLKLIRGLKYN is encoded by the coding sequence ATGAGAGTAGCTATATATTCAAGAAAATCAGTTGAGACAGATAAAGGCGATAGTATTAAAAATCAAATTAAAATGTGTAAAGAATATTTTAATTTAAGAAATGACAAAGTATCTTTTGAGGTATTTGAAGATGAAGGATTTACAGGAGCTAATATAAACAGACCTTCTTTTAAGCTAATGATGAAACAACTAAACGACTTCGATGTAGTTGCAGTGTATAGGATCGATAGAATATCAAGAAATGTTCTTGACTTTTTAAATACTTTTGAAGAGTTTAAAAAGTACAATGTTAAATTTATTAGTATAACAGAAAACTTCGATACTGAAAGTCCTATGGGCAAGATGATGCTATTAATGTTAAGTGGTTTTGCTCAAATGGAGCGTGAAAATATAGCTCAACGTGTAAAAGATAACATGAGAGAACTTGCTAAAAGTGGGAAATGGACTGGCGGCACTATACCTTTTGGATATATCACACAAAGAGTTGAAGAAAATAATAAGAAAGCTACATATTTAAAATTAGATGAATCGAGGTTACAATTAATAAAAGAAATTTTTGGAAAATACATAGAATCAGAAAGTATGCGCAATGTTCAAAAGTGGTTGTACTTTAATGGTATTAAATGGAGCTTAAGTACTATTAAAAATATATTAACATCGCCTGTATATGCTAAAGTGAATAAAAATGTTGTTGAATATTTAAAAAATTTTGGTGATGTATTCGGTACTTGTGACAACATACATGGTATTCTATCTTATAACAGACGTCCTTACAGTAATGGTAAACATCGTTGGAATGACAAGTCAATGTTTTTTATACTATTAGTAAACATGAAGGTATTATTGAAGCTGATACGTGGCTTAAAATACAATTAA
- a CDS encoding GH25 family lysozyme yields MKGIDIYSGTIITDWNAVKTDGVEAVYVKATEGINYINPLMDSQYREAKGRGLKVGFYHFAGRNIPAQEYQHFINTISKYQQDLKPVLGYEVANPDMSFVTVFMALNPGLLSYAAHNVADQSGLPKNKIWIAEPGATPADTKGYAGIQHSWTGRVAGMQGDVDVDLFSNDVLIDSNNVVLTASSAPQQPVQQGDPAVRIIQQQLNYLIKVNLTIDSIRGELTNNAIKAFQGIMGLVQDAIWGPKTIAAVTEIYSKPLDGVQYQHYEYATRFIQWIVGVTIDGVFGNETKIKVQNWQASTWINSRRSSWDSNMG; encoded by the coding sequence ATGAAAGGAATAGATATTTATTCAGGAACTATTATTACAGATTGGAATGCAGTTAAGACAGACGGTGTAGAAGCAGTTTATGTAAAGGCTACAGAGGGCATAAACTACATTAATCCTTTAATGGATAGCCAGTACAGAGAAGCTAAGGGCAGAGGATTGAAGGTGGGATTTTATCACTTTGCTGGTAGAAACATACCAGCACAAGAGTACCAACACTTCATTAATACTATTAGCAAGTATCAACAAGATTTAAAACCAGTATTGGGCTATGAAGTAGCTAATCCAGATATGAGTTTTGTTACTGTATTTATGGCTCTTAATCCTGGTTTATTGTCGTATGCAGCTCACAACGTAGCTGATCAATCAGGACTTCCTAAGAATAAAATATGGATTGCAGAACCAGGAGCAACTCCAGCAGATACCAAAGGTTATGCCGGAATACAGCATAGTTGGACTGGAAGAGTAGCTGGAATGCAGGGTGATGTAGATGTGGATCTATTCAGTAATGATGTTTTAATAGATAGTAATAATGTAGTTTTAACAGCTTCATCAGCTCCACAGCAACCGGTACAGCAAGGTGATCCAGCAGTAAGAATAATTCAGCAGCAGTTAAATTATCTTATAAAGGTCAATTTAACAATAGATAGCATAAGAGGAGAATTAACTAATAATGCAATAAAAGCTTTCCAAGGAATAATGGGTTTAGTCCAAGATGCTATATGGGGGCCTAAAACTATAGCTGCAGTAACAGAAATTTACTCAAAACCTTTGGATGGAGTACAGTATCAACACTACGAATACGCAACTAGATTTATACAGTGGATTGTAGGTGTTACTATAGACGGTGTATTCGGTAATGAAACTAAAATTAAAGTACAGAATTGGCAGGCAAGCACATGGATTAATTCCAGACGGAGTAGTTGGGACAGCAACATGGGCTAA
- a CDS encoding DNA cytosine methyltransferase: MKQISILDEIIVDNFAGGGGASTGIELAIGHSVEIAINHDPAAIAMHKV; this comes from the coding sequence GTGAAGCAAATTAGTATTTTAGATGAAATTATAGTTGATAACTTTGCTGGGGGTGGTGGAGCAAGTACAGGCATTGAGTTAGCAATAGGACATAGCGTTGAAATAGCAATTAATCATGATCCTGCAGCTATAGCAATGCATAAAGTATAA
- a CDS encoding recombinase zinc beta ribbon domain-containing protein produces MKCAKCGSPITVSHNHKNKDGSIIYVYVCTGRKTYGVDYCDTKQIKQSILDDKFIKSLKNYANMDFDTFNKCSKALFNKS; encoded by the coding sequence TTGAAATGTGCCAAATGTGGATCACCTATAACTGTAAGTCATAATCATAAAAATAAAGATGGCAGCATCATATATGTTTATGTATGTACAGGAAGAAAAACCTATGGTGTTGATTATTGTGATACTAAACAGATAAAACAATCAATATTAGATGATAAATTTATAAAAAGTCTTAAAAATTATGCTAATATGGACTTTGATACATTTAATAAATGCAGCAAAGCGTTATTTAATAAGAGTTGA